AGAGGTAATAGTGCATGTTCCTTCTTCTGATGGAAGAATGAAATTTGTGCCTAGAACTGCTAAAAAATGgttctgaaaacacagcaagcaTAGGTTGTTTCATCCAtagtaaaatataaaagtatatttaCCTTTCTTAActttgctgctccagcaccagaaCGAATAGCCTCCAATAGGGCTTGCCTTGCCTCGATTGGATTACCTGAAGCTGTGGCAGAAGATttaggagctgctgctgacagctgaaTGGGAGGcggtggtggtggtggctgggcaggggcagctgggatACACAGCTGCTCTTCCTGAAGGTCTTCTGCCTTCTGCAAGGACCGTTCTGTGTCCCTAAAACGCTGCAGCTCTTGGGAGGCCAATGAGGAGATCTGCTCATCATGCAGTTGAAAGAAAGTGGTTAATATCAAGCATGGATAACTGTAATTATTTGACATTTGATGCCCTTTCAGTACcctgatttcatttttcttagaTAATGTAAAACCCATagtctttttgtttccttgtggCATTGAACATCTGTTGCTATTCACTCACATCACTCAGCTGGGCTGATTACCAGCATCGAGGACTTGGCACTGAGTCTGTCTCAGAAACTCAATCTTTATTTATTGTGAGCTTCAGCATCCTGTAACTCTTCTTGGCATGTAAGGTAAGAGAGAAAGTTGGACTTGGTATTAATTTGGAAACAACCGCAAGGGTTTTGGAATCAGGAAGATATATTAAGGCTGCAGTAGCCACCCAGGAATATGATTACTTTTTATGGTCTGGGCTGCACAGAAATAATCTCAGATGACAGAAAAGCTCTTCCAGATCTGAGCTCTCAGACATAGCTTCATcgaaaaaaaagccattaaacCTAAAGTTTCCAgccatactttaaaaaaaataaaaaaaaaaaagaccagagAGAGCCATGTGAAAGCACTGAGAACAAAATCAATTGATTATTCTTCCAAGTGTGTTTCTGTGGAATTTCAGAAACTAAAATTTCTGCACAAATTACCAGCTTGGAAACTCATCCTACTTTAAATGCATGCAGGCAAAGAAGACAATCTTTCAGACTAGGTCAGCTTTTCCATCAACTGTGTCATGAGATACTTTTGTCATTAATACCATTACAAGTAATAATCATGATGAATTGTTAATAATTACAATGATTCAGCAATTATTAGGAAATTCAGTACTATGGGTCAAATAGGAGCTATCCAAGCAGATCcattataattaatttctaagaCAAACTGCAGCATAGAGCTGCTGTGGTGAAAAATTAAAGGATTAATCTCCCCTAAAATAATCCACAGAGAGCTCCTGTATTATATTCCTTccctatacatatatataagtaacaatatatatatatatatatagatatatatatatatatagatgtatGAGCATCATGTCATGTTAGATGAAAGGTGAACATTTGAGACAACATGAAAGGGTTAGCACATCTGTATTGGGCCCTGTACAGAATGAAACACACTGCTTTAATTAGCACAGGTGACATGGTGTGAAAAAGCATATGGTTTCTAGGCAACTTCCTTTAAAACCATGGCAAAAACTTCTCTGCAAGGGGAAAGTATTCCAGAAAGTCTCTGTGATGACTTCATTAACAGAGCCTCTTTTACACAAATTGCTATTTATTTCTAATGACTGCAGAATGCAGTTAAATATGTGGGCAGATTGCTGCTGCTTAGCACATCCTGCTTACAGAAAGCTGTGCCCTACCTGCAGCAAGGGCAGTAGGATACATGAGGGGTGAAGTAATTCCCTAACACAGGCAAGAGAACTTTTCTATCTCATGCCAGCTATCTGGATATGTGCTAATGAACTGAGTCATTGCTCAAGGGAAATGGGAACTTCCTTGCCAAGGACACATCTTTGACTGGATTAGTCAACTGAGTGAAAACTAAGGCTAGAACAATGCAGGTTTTGGCTATTAGAAATAAGGGATGCTTTAATTATTAGATAAATCTTTCAGAGAGAAGGAATCATCCTGCTGTGGTGAATGTTGATGAAACATCAACATCAATTACTTGAATACAATTTGCACCATGTTAGCAGATAAACAGCATGTATGAAGAAGCCCCTAGTGTGTTTTCAGGAAGTCAGGACTGAATATATATGGTAGGTAATGCAAATATATTAATCCAACTGTAAACTCCTGAAgtacagcttctctgtgcagagaagctgcggatgccccatccctgtaGGTGTTCAAGGGCTGGTTGCATGGGGTCTTAAGCAACCTGGTTTAATGGGAGATGTCCCTCCTCAaagcagaggggttggaactagataatGCTTAAGTCCTctccaaccaaaaccattctaaAGAAAGACCtcatttaaatgtgaaaatgatGAATATTTGATGTCTTCTATGAAGACTCCCTGTAATTGGTTTGGATTTCTACTTGCTTCTTTCTAAGCCAAATGCACACAGTTTAAAAGACTTTTAAGTTTTATAGCAGAGAATAGGATTGAACCTTCTATGCTCTCTGCTTAAGTCAGATCTGGTCTTCTGTCATATGGCTACCCCTTCAACTTCTCTCTTTGCAGCACAATGTTTCATTTGTGGGATATTTAGGTTTATTCAAAACACTCAGAAGGAAAAGACTGCACTTCAAAGATCACTTACTATCTTGATTCCTTACCTTTTTTAGCTTTGAGGTGCCACTGTGGCCTCTAATTGCTGCTAGTAGGGCTGAGCGCTCATTCTCTGGTTCAGTGTATGAGGGCTTCCTGTGACTGCCATTTAGTGCACTGTTTGAAACCTAGAATATGAAGAGAACAAATCTCACATTGTTATTAGATATTTACTTAGAGATAGCTTGGAAACACTTTTTGGCACTTGTACCGGAATGCAAAGTATGAAGACTAATCAGTTTACCTTTTTTTTGAGCCTGCTCACACTGAACAGTAGGGGTATGTGTAGATAGTAATGCTGTACTTGGAGATGCAGTCCATATCCCCTGAGCAAGAAGCCAATGGCATACTATTATCctctagtaaaaaaaaattacaattttctttcactgcaggTATTTACAAGTTTTTTTCACACTGTGTGTTCCTGTTTTTACATGATACACTGAAATGAGGGTTTGGCTCTTAGACTAACCTCAATTACCTCTCCTTTATTTGTGTCTATGCACCCCCTGCCTCCTCTAGCTGGTGCAGCAGCCATGATGTTGCATAATATACAGGATGTGCAGAATAAGCAGCAGCTTGGTCTGCATTTTGCCATTATAAATTTTTCAAATGCCTTGTGTTCTCTGGCTCACCGTGAACTGTACAGATTACCAAATCTCTGGTGTCTGACAGGGTGAGTATAGGGCTCGACAGTCTGATCAGGTTAAAAAAGGTTTCACTTTACCTTTCTGagtttctcctttccccctgaTGTTTGAATGGCTTCCATTAGGGCACTGTGCAATGATGTGTCTTTTGGAACTGGCTTTTGGATGACAGGCTTGAACTTCTTCTTTGGTCCAAAAATATTGGTCTGCACATTAGCATCCAGTTCACCAACAGTATTAACATCTGAATCAACAGGTTTCTCCTCCTGTTCTGACTCTGCATTTGCTGCTGCACCATTTAGCTCAGGTGAAGCTTTAAGTGGACTAACTTGTACACCATTAGCGGGATGCCATTTAGTGACTCGCAAAGATGAGCTGAAAGAGGATGGGACTCCTTGGAGATCAGGAGATTTGAGAGATGAGGCTGAATTAGTATGCGTCAAAGTCTCACATTTCTGGTCAAACACAGTCTTTTTCTCTGCTACACTTTGTTTGCTGTTTAAATCATGATCATCTTCTGCATTGTTGTTATCCTTTGAAGAGGATTTAGTAAGTGGGACGCTGGcattctttttataaaaactcACAGGATTTGCTTGATTTGGTGCCCTGATAGtaaatactttgttttccatGCCAGAATTATCACCAGGTGTAAATCTGTGGCATGCTTTCTGACTACAAGCAAAAATACTTGAAAGCGTTTCTCTTGTTTCTGTTGATTCTGTTTCCACAGGGCTATATTTGGCCACAATAATACATCTTTTTGGTGAAACTTCTGCTTCATTCTTAACCTCTCCTGCCCcttgcttgttttcctctttctcattATATTCCATAGTGTCAGATTTAAAGGTAGTTGCATTGATGTGTCGTGCAATGGCAGAAGCAACATACTGACTTGATGTTCTCCTGTGTGGCTTTACGAATGGGAGTTCCAGCTTGTCCTTACTAACAGCTGGGGCTGCTAATGGTGTTACCTGGGACTGTGTAACTGAAAGAGCTGGTTTGGTTCTTTCATTCTCAGGTTGTCTTTCAGCTACCTGGATACTAACAGTTTGTGGTGCTGCAGGTTTTGGAGCTGCAAGACAGACAGGTTTGTGCTCATGTTTTATAGTAAAGGGCTTAGAGTTTGTGGTGACTGCTGACTTTTTAGGAAAATGCTCAGCAGAGTCGTCACTTTGCTTTTCCATAGAACTTGACCTCCAGAATGCCTTCACTCTCCCAATATGAATTTCCTCACTTTCATCAGAAGAAGAACCTTGTACATGCTTACTAACACTGGTATTTGGGCCTATGAGATTGCCCAGTTCATCTATTTTAATGGCACCAGTGGAGAGTGAAACTCCTCTATCAAAATGTCTTACTTCGGGTTTGGGAGGGACAACTTTAAAGGTTGTCAAACCCATTTTAGGTTCGTAGGTTGATCCTGAATTCTGGGCACGATGACACCATGTGGGTGTTGATGGGACTTCTGCTTCAGTTTTTTTTGCTGGTGGCCATTTGATTTCCAActctgatttgctttttttcagagATCTCTCCCTGCTATTACATTCATTAACTGGATTCAGCTTCTCTTTTGCTGTACTGATTTCAGTCGTGGCTTTGGAGTGAGATGGACTCAGCTTGGATTTACATTCCTCAGACTTCACACCATGTTTAGGAGAGGGTTCCAGTCTTAagttcttttcatttcttttttcaaaggaGGATGTGAGAGATTCAAACATATCTCTCCTCTGTTCCACAGGCAAGTGAATGAATTCATTTTCAGACGGTTGCTGATATATTAGGTCCTTGCATACAGCTCCACCATCTGTGTGTCCCTTATCAAAGGAACCTGCATTGTTGTTTATATTTGTAAAGTTTCTTGAATTAACAGAGTCAGCTGAGATATTCTGTGAAACCTTAATCTCCATCTCTTGATTTTCATCTGAGTTAGAGGTGCTAACTTCTGGAGCATCATCTATAATTGTTACtggaacagaaatggaaatatctTGGGTGGCCTCAAATTTTCTTACATGTGGGTTCAAGGCTTTGCTAGTGTAGTCAGAGTCAGAGTTACTGACACCATCCACTGCTGCAAAATACACATAGAATGTTACATATAGGCAGTATTTAGGCAATATGTCTATAAATTACAGAAACAGCCTAGACATGTTTAAGCAAACCAGGTATTTCAGTTACACTCAAAGTAACAGGCTCTTTTTTATGCCAGTATTACAAAAAAGGGAGATGTCTGGGTCCTGCTTATTGTCTGGTTGCCGATTAGGATTATTAGCAAAATATTCCTGCAGTCCTCCTGCTTCAGCCAGTGGGAAACACACaaatgcagctgaaagcagaatttcatcTATTGTTCATACCTTATCTTTGACTAACTTATCTAAGTGATAAACATTTCACCACATGACTCCAAAGGAGAAACATTTCTAAGAAACAGCATGCAACTCCAAATTATGTTTCCCAGACCTGGTTAGTAATAACAGCCCAGCTGAAGGATTTCCTTGAGCgagcaaacaaagaaacagtacttttattttttctccattcttctCACCCTTTATTACCAGTGACTCCAGAAGCCTCATTGTGCAGGAGGGCTATATATCCTCTCAAATTTGCTGGTATAAATCAAAGGTTACAACACAAGCTAAGGAATGGCTGTGTCTGAGAActcacaagaaaacaaatcagaCTCAAGTCCATTGCAGAAGTACTAAAATGAAGatgtgaagttaaaaaaaaacaagtgttcAATGTCATTTGTTGACAAACCAATagtaaagaagtattttaattcaCAGTAGGAAAAAGAGGAGCACAATATGACATTTTATCTCTTCCCActgtttaatgtttttctatttttaacttttaaatatgCCTGTTAACAGAGAGGGGATACTGGGTACAAAAACATTCCATCCTTTTCCACTTTATAAtgataaaatataaacagaGGCATTCTTCATTAAACAAAGAGCTAAATTCACAACTGATTTAGcttcactgaaattaatgaaattatacTAAATTTGGCCTATGTGTCCATTGACTGCTGTTCATCTCTTTTTGGTAGAAGACACTGAAATACAATGATAATCTGataagcagttttaaaaatattcagtagaGCCTATAAAGGATGTCTGCTCCTGAAGCAAAGGAGATACTTTGGGGGGACCACATTCTACCTCATACTCGTGAGTTGTTCCCTGTGATCTTAGTGAGAAACATGCAGAACGCCTCAAGAGTATAGCTTGATTTTGCATCCACTGACTGTGTCTCTGTCTTTTGCACTTCAGTGGTAACACACATTTTCCTACCTTCTAAATCTTCATCCAGGTCAGCCAAAGTCTGCTGGAGCCGTGCTGCAATGAATGTATCTTCATTCCCATGCTTAGCCAAAGCCATTGCTTCATCTTGCTtgctaaagaaaaatagaaaaaaatcatttggtCTCTCCCCTTTCTTTCACTTTGCTTTGTAGCTCTGAAACATACTATAGTTTTACCCCCTCTTCTCCCACTGGGGTTCTGAAACTCATTCtccaaaatatgaaaaatgtgtaGCCTTACACACTAACCACTATACTGACTCATCCACATCTAGCAAAGATCTCATCAGTGCTCGAGCATACCCAGTGTGCTGGTAATCAAAAGATTTCGATTAATAAAGCctgcaaagacattttctggATTCAGTGTGAAGCAGGCATTTCAGCTGGactgcagaaacacagcatATGCCAGGACAAAGGTTTTGCATATCCATACAATTTTAAGGCAGACAGCTAACCATCCTGTGCACCTGCTGTAACGATATATGTACAccttaattaaacaaaaattgcatggtaatgaaaaataaatacactcaAAGTACTGCTAGACCATCACTCTGCATCTTGAGGTATGGGAGGGAGTGTTTCTAATGAAACATATCAAGGGACATGATTTTACCAGAAAACTGATGAAGCTGTACAATGACCTGAGACAAGTCTGAAATCAGAATGACTGCCAAGTGTTGATTTGGCTTATtaaaagaagagaataaaaagaaaattaaataaaaaatcctaaaaaaccCACcgaaaatgaaaaaaaaaccctaaacaaccccaaaaaaccccaacaacaaaccaacaaaaaattcACTTGTATGGCAACCTGTACACAACAGTCCTCcattttttagaggaaaatctTGATCAGCAGAACTTTTTTGTCTAAATTATTGAAACTAGAATTTCACATTGgacaatttatttcttctggttACTTGACCCAAATTTAAGACATTGTGGTCTGTGACACTGTATCTAAGTTTTGCCTATTGAAAAAGTAGCCTTCCATTCTAGCCACACTTTAACTAACTCTAGTGGGTGAAACAGATTTGCCCTTTTCAAGATCATACCCTTAATTGCACAGATACAGTAACAgatgacagatttttatttttttttatttttttatttttttttggttagttTACCGAACactaaatgccatttttcttcttccctttaaGACAGTAATCTGAATAAAAATTCAGGGGGGTTTCCTGACATTGATTTAAATTTTGTCCATCAATGTAGCTTCAATTTTTGCTACtttgttgtttgatttttcCCTTGCTCATGCCAGGAGCAACTGAAAGGACATGTTGAAGCatcaggtattttattttattttacttcattatttatttagcaTTCACCTCTCCTTTACACCTTTTGTAGTAGTCCTGCAGCTTGATCCTTCTACTTTTACCTAAACTGCCTTGCACTTACAAAGCTGACTTCATATATGCAGTATCAATGAAAACAACAGCATACACCTCCAAGGAAGCCTTCCAAAACTGTCATGCACATATTCTTGTGTATCTGAATACACAGATGTGATCAATTCAAGACAGCAAGACTTGATATATGACTAAGAGGTTTTCTGAACTGGAATCTAAGACAGAAATCAGAAttgcttgttttaaatacaGAGGAAGAGACAGGGTGTTCTGCGACTGGAATAAAATTTCTTCCAACATCTGCCACTCACCTGAACTTTGAAAGGCCCTGAACATCCTCATAAGCCACTGTGATCTAATGGTGTTCAGGCTCAACATTCACACTGCAAGGTGCATGGTGAACTGAGTTTTCCCCCTGACAGATTACAAGGATGGTGGAGCAAATAAGTTAAAGTCTTCAGTGCAAGCACCTGGCACTGTAGAACTGCAATCCCTCTGTGTCCTGTGGCACGTgtgcacagaaacacacacacacacacacacatatctatAAATCAATGAGATTACTCATCTGAGCAATCTGACAAAAAGATTTACACTTATTGTACCGTTCTATTTGGGAGAGAAGACTGGCAAGCAAAACTCTCAATGTTAAGATGGCAGAAAGAATGAACTAACTGAATTTCATATTGTTCTTGCAGTGGAAAGtttcataaaattattaaaaaccaCTCTCctctaaatgtattttaaaacaatttatttccatACTGAGAGAGATCATTTCCAATGGGAGAACCATTCAAGCTGTTCACCAGCTAACCAACAGGTCTATCCATCATGGAAAGCAAATTACCACTTTCTTCTTTACAAAGCTGGTCTTGCAGAATAGTTGCACACAGCTGGAGGCAAGTGACACACACAGACTCATGCTCTGACCTACTGTGGagaagtttttttccaaagccttggaagaaaaatctgtaaacTCATGAGACCTAATTTCATGAAGGCTATGCCAGCTCACCACCCTTTTGGTACCTGTTCATATTTTCCTGTCTATTGCTTGACTCTTCTACAAAACAGCCAAAATCTGTGTTACTAAGGTTGTCCTTGCTGGAATTTCTACAGGAAACAATAAGGTTGAGAATTCTATGGGAAATTTATCTTGAAAAACATATTTGGAATGGGAACAATCATTCCTGGGCTTCAAATACAGACTGTAGGTCCATTGCACTGCACCGACAAGTTCTTTTCTCATGTCTATCAGTGGGAATCTTTCAATGATTCCTCACAGCAAAATTAGCCTTTCCTTGCTGGGCACAACAGTCATGAGTGGTCTCTTTCATTATCCTCTGTGTACTTACACAGTGACTACACATAATTTGCCTCTCAATCTCTGCTTCGATCTCTTTTCTTAGACAACTGGAATAATATCCAATGCACagaatttttctgaaggaaaaggaacatACATTGAAAATTAAAGTATTCTTATTTGCTGCTTCAGAGGGAGCTTCAGAAAAGCAGatcttttcttttgcatttctaaATCTCTAAAAGAGCTACTGTTCGATGCATCTCCAAACTCACCTACAAAGCAAGCCAGAAGGTATAGATTAGTCACAGGggcttttcttaaaattcttaCCACTTAGAATGGGCTATATGTTTTGTGAGGTGAAGGTCTGGTAGTTTCCAGTAGCTCACATGACTTACAAATATGCTTAAGAAGACTctcacaggaaaaggaaaacaaaagggcctcaattttttttccatagccTTCTTCCCTTCTGACCCTATACACTTTTCTTTTGTTGACAGCTGTTCTGGCCAGAAGCCAAGAAAAACATTACTTATTTTGATACCATGTTTTACATTCTGGATAACCATTACCAGTGGTATTTTCTCatacaagctttttttttttttttttttttttttttggctcagGGAAAACTTGATAACCTTTATGCTGCCTTCCTGGTTAAAACATGAGGTGctaaaaatacagcactgaTGAGCATTTAGCCCAAGCTCAAAATGGCAAATGTGCATGATTCCTGGAAGCCTGCACACATATTACTTATGTAGATTAGCAGAGATTTGTGTAAGAGCATAGAACGAAGCAAAGTGACTACTAAACTACAGCATTTAATGTTCCACTGAGCTCAGGCTACAATGCCTGATTACTCCTTGGCAGTCATTTGCACAGTTGGAGACAAAATGAAACTTACAGCAACATTTTACCAAATTAGTGCCATGGGAGACATACATTTATGAGAAGGTTTACAATCTAAGAAAGTGAGAAATTTCTCTGATAAAACTAGCTGGAAACAgtgcataaaaataaacccaaactgGTGGTCAGGCAAGGGATTTGCAATGGGAGAAGTTGCTGTCAAAGCAGCTTTACCTGTGGGTCTGCAAATGATAAATCTGACCCAAGTTTCTCTGAGCACTTCTTGGGAGTTCTGGTGAGCTTCATGTATGTCACTAGAGACCACACCTCCTGCCACAACTGCTTAAATACAACACCGACCTATGTAAATTGCAGAGAAGTGATGAAGGAAGACATTCAATTATCCAAATGCAGATACTTGGTGCCATTTAAATGCTGTAGGATATTCAAGACATCTGTCTGGGGCTTTTAGACTTAATAGGGAAGACCGGGAAACTTGCATCCCGCCTGAATGACAGCAGCTAAGAAGTGGACATACCTTAGGTTAACCAAATGTGATTTGCAATCTCACTCATTTTGCACAATATTTGCTATACCAAAAGCCCTGAGAACATGGCCCCCGTGAACCTGTTGCTAGGTGGGGTAGGAAGATAGAGCCATTGCAAATACATGAAATCCATACAGGCACAATGTGCAGTAGGATATGCAGGGATGTAGTGACAACTGTGAGACATGTTGAGAGCATTCAGCTTCTCACACGAGCCTCAGTTAGCTAAGAGGGACTGACCTACGTGGAAAACTGACATGGTCACTCCAGTTCCAAAGACTGGACTTCGGAATGTTCAggctcccctcccagctctgacagTTGTCCCAGTCTGGTACTGGGGAATTACATGAAACTATCTTTATGTATCCAAATTTATACTCCTTAAATTGAATCTGATATTCACCTCTTACACAAATGCTGCAAAGACAAATGCTTCTACTTTGTGTATATAACAAGGTGTGGGTTAAGGAAGAGACTGATGCTGAAGTTGTAGGAAGTATGgctgaagtattttgaaaacaatttatGAATCAATCAGAAAGATGGCATTAAATAAACTCAGggtttttatatattaatttttgtgAGTGATGTGACAAAGTACTCTTCAAAAGTGGAGGTAACTGTTTTCTGGATTAACCAACCGTTTCCACAATCTAAAGAGatcatttttccattatttgtatttcttagGTTAGGTaactttttttcacttcttttcaaGGAAGTAATATAACTGTAGCAGGAGAGCAGCTAGTGTAAGTGCTGGGCTTTCTAGTCACCTAAGCCATGACCTGATAAGCAATATCTTCCATTTCTATTGTCTCCTGTGAACTGTTGTGAGAATGAATTTTAAAccaaagaatattaaaattcaTAAGTTGCAGACTGAACAACCAATTCAGAACTGGTTACATAGCAAAGTCATCACTTGTGTTTGACACGAGATTTCTGAAATTGGCAGGCAACTAGCAAAGGGGGAAAGCACATGGAAGATAACCTTCTTTTTTACATTCTTaggcaataaaaaaaagctgcacATATTTTTGAGAGCAGGGTACAGGTATCACTTCCATTCCATTTTtagtttgtgttttctttctagttCTGTGGGACTACATCAGACAAAGGTCTTTATACTGCATTTATATCTGGGCTGAACAAAAGTCATCAGAGACTGAATTTAACTATTTTTCAATCCTCTAACACATGGGTCCAGTAGTTTCTTCAGATAAACTGCCACCCAATTAACAATAAGAAGTTGAAAATCGAGACgaggaggaaaatgaagcaatttTTCAACAGCAACTGGGCTTATGGTCCTTTTACAATTCTCCTCCATAGTTTCTAGTCAAGAATctaaacagaaagcaaatgctCCTGCATAGAATAATTTTGTGTTCTAATGCTAGAAATCTCTAAGCTTGTTACATACTAGGGTAATTTAAACTTCCAGAGTACCTGACATATGTCATTTCCAGGGTCCTGCTGCATAAGCAGCAGCTTGTAGTTGCTATACAGCTGGATGCACCCCCACTCCCCCTCCTCTGGTAACAGCTTCTGAACAGGAAAGCCCATAGACAGAAAGAATTGCCAGAAATAGTCAAGGAAGTGGACTAGCATGATTTAGATCTTAATACAGCCCCATTACCTGTGCAATGTAAAATTGTAAGTTAAAAGATGGTACAGTCAAATCACTTCTCTtgatttacacagaaaaatagaaacagaaaaggacCAGAGCCTTCCTCTTCTGTAAGCCAACACCAGGCCCTTAGCAACCCAAGCTGCCCcctaatatttaaaatattccacagCTACAGAGCAGATAGTATTTTTCCAGTGGATGAGTTTAACAGAAAGGCTAATCAGTATTCTTGCCCTAGAATGACTGTATCTATTACTTAACCATAATATCCATATTATCTTTCTTCCATGAAGATCTGCCAGCAAAAAAGTATACAAAAGTTTCCAAATTTGAAGTTTTCTGGAgcaaggggaaagggaaagccAGAGATAAGGAAGGAAAACTATGTAAGAAGCAGAGCCTTGCAAATCTGTCAGACATCTgggctttaattaaaaaatttttcttccctgaggTTCTCCCTGTCACTTTAACCCTTTCTCTACTTTCCTACCccttaaaactgttttcaaaacagtAAAACAGGCCTACccagttaaaataaaacctattcTATAGAGAAATAACAGAACTaaactttctcctttttctcagaGACAGGTACAATTGACTAGTAATTACACTGAATGTGTTTGCACACAGAGGAGTATATATAATCATACACACACTGCtatttttcattgcagtttttgtctttccttcctGCATTCTGCcactcattatttttatttcttctgaccAGCATCCATGCTGAAGTCTCTCCAGCTGCTGACTTCTTCTGTCCTGTCCTTCCCAATACAAAACACTGTAACATTTGAATGTGAATGGACTGAAAATTAAGCAGAACAGGTTTACCCACCCCTATGGTTTcaagcttttgttttaaactaactcatcaaaacccaaacagcaaGTATTTCTCAGGCTGGTAACTAAGAGGACTGTCCTCCAAGATGCTTCAGCTACCCTGACCAGAGCCAAAGGTAATAAATTCTTCcaagagaaagggaggaaatggGATTATCTCTGTCCAAACCCACAGCACAAACTGATCTCTGGAGGGTTCCCCAACCCCCACCCTATGTCCTGTACTAGCtgcacatgaaaaaatattcctctctCATGGTTAGTGAAGTAGACACTTAAGGGAGGGGAAAATCCCTTTCAGACATTTAGAaggtattttgtctttttgtcacACACAAgcctgtatttatttataccTTTATAACGACAGAGTTCccttcacattttaaaatacttttatttcttaaacatttcaatacatttaaaatattttcaaaattaaaaaaaagtgtctgggattttaaagtgtttttccttctctgagacAGGTCATTAGAACCATAC
The sequence above is drawn from the Parus major isolate Abel chromosome 2, Parus_major1.1, whole genome shotgun sequence genome and encodes:
- the COBL gene encoding protein cordon-bleu isoform X4, with the protein product MFIHLQGFSTAPNSPSVNSRSSSLGSSLSLGNISGMTANPEVKKRRAPPPPVATPVLPNAEVRGQERTAAQISQGVSLNDLRKKKRRAPLPPAVSAPPTPTMPNRTEDREDKRKSTMGDGRQVPQKPPRGTTRGPPQLVIPPPPPYPPPGSDIVDPTVCYREADVTAPTELVPKQSLLSTHDNVYVVDDTVLELSEVEETASESSCFASEDTTEDSGVVSSPSDIVSLDSQNDSMKLRDIKLVNGYMDPAEADAMCGTDMCPVQNAYCDSVGPDSAHLSKQDEAMALAKHGNEDTFIAARLQQTLADLDEDLEAVDGVSNSDSDYTSKALNPHVRKFEATQDISISVPVTIIDDAPEVSTSNSDENQEMEIKVSQNISADSVNSRNFTNINNNAGSFDKGHTDGGAVCKDLIYQQPSENEFIHLPVEQRRDMFESLTSSFEKRNEKNLRLEPSPKHGVKSEECKSKLSPSHSKATTEISTAKEKLNPVNECNSRERSLKKSKSELEIKWPPAKKTEAEVPSTPTWCHRAQNSGSTYEPKMGLTTFKVVPPKPEVRHFDRGVSLSTGAIKIDELGNLIGPNTSVSKHVQGSSSDESEEIHIGRVKAFWRSSSMEKQSDDSAEHFPKKSAVTTNSKPFTIKHEHKPVCLAAPKPAAPQTVSIQVAERQPENERTKPALSVTQSQVTPLAAPAVSKDKLELPFVKPHRRTSSQYVASAIARHINATTFKSDTMEYNEKEENKQGAGEVKNEAEVSPKRCIIVAKYSPVETESTETRETLSSIFACSQKACHRFTPGDNSGMENKVFTIRAPNQANPVSFYKKNASVPLTKSSSKDNNNAEDDHDLNSKQSVAEKKTVFDQKCETLTHTNSASSLKSPDLQGVPSSFSSSLRVTKWHPANGVQVSPLKASPELNGAAANAESEQEEKPVDSDVNTVGELDANVQTNIFGPKKKFKPVIQKPVPKDTSLHSALMEAIQTSGGKEKLRKRIIVCHWLLAQGIWTASPSTALLSTHTPTVQCEQAQKKGKLISLHTLHSGTSAKKCFQAISK
- the COBL gene encoding protein cordon-bleu isoform X3 — its product is MFIHLQGFSTAPNSPSVNSRSSSLGSSLSLGNISGMTANPEVKKRRAPPPPVATPVLPNAEVRGQERTAAQISQGVSLNDLRKKKRRAPLPPAVSAPPTPTMPNRTEDREDKRKSTMESLLSTHDNVYVVDDTVLELSEVEETASESSCFASEDTTEDSGVVSSPSDIVSLDSQNDSMKLRDIKLVNGYMDPAEADAMCGTDMCPVQNAYCDSVGPDSAHLSKQDEAMALAKHGNEDTFIAARLQQTLADLDEDLEAVDGVSNSDSDYTSKALNPHVRKFEATQDISISVPVTIIDDAPEVSTSNSDENQEMEIKVSQNISADSVNSRNFTNINNNAGSFDKGHTDGGAVCKDLIYQQPSENEFIHLPVEQRRDMFESLTSSFEKRNEKNLRLEPSPKHGVKSEECKSKLSPSHSKATTEISTAKEKLNPVNECNSRERSLKKSKSELEIKWPPAKKTEAEVPSTPTWCHRAQNSGSTYEPKMGLTTFKVVPPKPEVRHFDRGVSLSTGAIKIDELGNLIGPNTSVSKHVQGSSSDESEEIHIGRVKAFWRSSSMEKQSDDSAEHFPKKSAVTTNSKPFTIKHEHKPVCLAAPKPAAPQTVSIQVAERQPENERTKPALSVTQSQVTPLAAPAVSKDKLELPFVKPHRRTSSQYVASAIARHINATTFKSDTMEYNEKEENKQGAGEVKNEAEVSPKRCIIVAKYSPVETESTETRETLSSIFACSQKACHRFTPGDNSGMENKVFTIRAPNQANPVSFYKKNASVPLTKSSSKDNNNAEDDHDLNSKQSVAEKKTVFDQKCETLTHTNSASSLKSPDLQGVPSSFSSSLRVTKWHPANGVQVSPLKASPELNGAAANAESEQEEKPVDSDVNTVGELDANVQTNIFGPKKKFKPVIQKPVPKDTSLHSALMEAIQTSGGKEKLRKVSNSALNGSHRKPSYTEPENERSALLAAIRGHSGTSKLKKISSLASQELQRFRDTERSLQKAEDLQEEQLCIPAAPAQPPPPPPPIQLSAAAPKSSATASGNPIEARQALLEAIRSGAGAAKLRKVPLLV